The following coding sequences are from one Portunus trituberculatus isolate SZX2019 chromosome 6, ASM1759143v1, whole genome shotgun sequence window:
- the LOC123517015 gene encoding mucin-5AC-like, producing the protein MVKDTAIDLRTLATEIRCQWYRYHWCGGGTSVWVVQICEWYRCQWYRCMVVQVLDNDVALDKFSVTRVSTSSSTSSESRSSAGDFINDIVDSVVPVAVPALFPNPTQIAAPSSPAPTVVQAMVQRLNKSPAVFVTRPTKQPAKQSTSRPVPRPTSQPTVRTTTRSGSRPTSQPKLQTTTRSASRPTSQPKLRTTTRSASRPTSQPKLRTTTRPTSRPTSQPTSRPSSRPVFVTSIRPTKKRNALRTTLTPTIHHIFLPTPISSSTDEAKDDYFLPTISPSSAKSNKRPSIGPQKTSSNITIFPSGQLVVFPASQSAVFNPSEPAVHPGSHSNDKRNYQPPESSSQGHSSYSTLPYESSAESTDYQDEYMASHKSQNTKGQFSTTQKSPKSPHTHHTVTRQAQFTNAQLPLLPISQQSSVQLPNSLALHQFNSGETLLPVTQQNQFSGAQQTGFQALQQSQFPVQQPQISGAQQSRFLSAQQSQFPVQPTQFTGAQQVGILGTQPNQFLGVQQTQFSGGQPNQFSSVQQPGFQPVQQAPFLGVQPTQFSGVQQTGSQVIQQTQFPGIQQTFPGGQSVQSARTQTSTSQNAQQAGLQGLAQAVLPFLVPALNQAANAPPEQPPQPLRQNTNQQGDDVLGALLRNTPVTSDHILGSFLNNAIGFDSPAIDQSLFRNISFSLGSPSVQDAAVNVGPREEERGGLFGSLFDDPETGLEFLSLLLEEDESEEVVDEKEKLLDAPVFVFVDEPGASKNKKNNPKPAANPNTQPSPLLSHLLLNAHSLLSGQSPSSSTNLFLDALINQQSPGGVQSALTSQGILNPLAIETNPLVAQSTPQSLLTSGLHNSQPLSPQVPRNPHIRSVSSPAAPVAAPVAAPVAPSQSLTSGNSPVTATQPPANTAKPKNIQSSATAQTTANLQTLINTQTLLNAHLLKAQALLRSRSSTTTPSPKTKDHSSKAPKKTQIPNSGGNQTPQARQLPSIHLTINVEENSVSPESTTTTTSKPYVLDVEDSYAEPLPVQGSSYSKPTSQRGISTSHSEPQRSLSLRPPPPPPRSQTPRPPHQRPQRTSTQRPLRLQTSSPRPLSFQRSTSRPPPRRRTTPRPTPQNSTPRSPHRRSTSRSTSVQKSTLRPHLRKSTPKPPRISTPGPLPIQNSTPRPFLHLSTPRPPPPRPPQRTSSPRPSLLPQSQTPKPSLSLPLPLQSRGISTPRPPQQVTPSRALPQRSKETPTPRQLSLPTPAPPLPLQSHSSNPSHRSSSPNVQQHSTSLSIQQHHPTQQRSLSSNSPPQASLVSNPTSQHSPSLTLVPLHTLSSNAPQQSNPSSEAQQDTAPPQRSTSSNTQHREPISNSPPQRSSHSTYHNNIGSQLMRHSNKAPHSVHHTAVQYPTQHGANHHPQDHSCTHTSLPPQESYLSQRTRGWEIRTLCLWF; encoded by the exons ATGGTGAAAGATACCGCGATAGATTTAAGAACATTGGCTACAGAGATAAG GTGTCAGTGGTACAGGTAtcactggtgtggtggtggtacaagtGTGTGGGTGGTACAGATATGTGAATGGTACAGGTGTCAGTGGTACAGGTGTATGGTGGTACAG GTCCTAGATAACGATGTCGCTTTAGACAAGTTCAGCGTCACTCGCGTCAGCACAAGCTCATCCACTTCCAGCGAGTCGCGGTCCTCAGCTGGGGACTTCATCAACGATATTGTGGATTCCGTGGTGCCCGTTGCAGTACCAGCCTTGTTCCCCAACCCAACGCAGATCGCAGCCCCCTCCTCGCCAGCGCCCACCGTGGTCCAGGCAATGGTGCAACGATTAAACAAATCACCCGCCGTGTTCGTAACCCGGCCTACCAAACAGCCTGCCAAGCAGTCCACCTCGCGTCCTGTACCACGGCCTACCTCACAGCCCACAGTACGGACTACAACGAGATCTGGTTCACGGCCTACCTCGCAGCCTAAATTGCAAACTACAACGAGATCTGCTTCACGGCCTACCTCACAGCCTAAATTACGGACTACAACGAGATCTGCTTCACGGCCTACCTCACAGCCTAAATTGCGAACTACAACGAGGCCCACATCGCGACCTACTTCCCAGCCTACATCGCGCCCATCATCCCGCCCTGTGTTCGTAACTTCAATCAGACCGACCAAAAAGCGAAATGCACTCCGAACCACACTGACGCCAACCATCCACCACATCTTCCTCCCGACTCCCATATCATCCTCGACAGATGAGGCTAAAGACGATTACTTTCTACCCACCATATCACCTTCTTCAGCTAAGAGTAACAAACGCCCTTCCATTGGTCCCCAAAAGACATCATCCAACATCACGATATTTCCATCAGGGCAGCTGGTTGTGTTTCCTGCCTCCCAGTCCGCTGTGTTTAACCCTAGCGAGCCTGCAGTGCATCCAGGCAGCCATTCAAATGATAAACGAAATTACCAACCACCTGAGTCATCCAGTCAGGGCCACTCGTCATATTCCACTTTACCTTACGAGTCATCTGCCGAGTCAACGGACTATCAAGATGAATACATGGCGTCTCACAAATCTCAAAACACAAAAGGCCAGTTCTCTACTACTCAGAAATCTCCAAAAAGTCCACATACCCACCATACAGTTACCCGTCAAGCCCAGTTTACAAATGCTCAGTTACCGCTGCTCCCAATCAGTCAGCAATCCAGTGTCCAACTCCCAAACTCTCTTGCCTTACATCAGTTCAACTCTGGCGAAACTTTACTCCCAGTTACTCAACAAAACCAGTTTTCTGGAGCTCAGCAAACAGGATTTCAAGCCTTGCAACAATCCCAGTTCCCAGTCCAACAACCACAGATCTCCGGTGCTCAGCAAAGCAGATTCCTCAGTGCACAACAATCCCAATTCCCAGTTCAACCAACACAGTTCACTGGTGCCCAACAAGTTGGAATCTTAGGTACTCAACCAAACCAATTCCTAGGTGTTCAACAAACCCAGTTTTCAGGTGGTCAACCAAACCAGTTTTCCAGTGTTCAACAACCTGGATTTCAACCCGTTCAACAAGCTCCGTTCCTTGGTGTTCAGCCAACCCAGTTCTCAGGTGTCCAACAAACCGGGTCTCAAGTTATTCAACAAACTCAATTCCCCGGCATTCAACAGACATTTCCTGGTGGCCAATCTGTACAGTCCGCCAGGACACAAACATCCACTAGCCAAAATGCTCAACAAGCAGGTCTTCAAGGGCTTGCCCAGGCTGTGTTGCCGTTCTTAGTCCCTGCTTTAAATCAAGCCGCTAACGCCCCACCCGAGCAACCACCTCAGCCACTCAGACAGAACACCAACCAACAGGGAGATGATGTGCTTGGTGCTCTCCTCCGGAATACACCAGTCACCTCCGATCATATCTTGGGTTCTTTTCTCAACAATGCCATAGGGTTCGACTCCCCTGCCATTGACCAATCACTCTTTCGAAATATCAGCTTTTCTTTGGGATCTCCTTCGGTACAGGATGCGGCCGTGAACGTGGGTcccagggaagaggagagaggtggaCTGTTTGGTTCACTCTTTGATGATCCCGAAACTGGCCTGGAGTTCCTGAGTCTGTTGCTTGAAGAGGACGAGAGCGAGGAAGTCGtcgatgaaaaagagaaacttTTAGATGCAcctgtatttgtgtttgtggaTGAGCCTGGCGcctcaaagaataaaaagaataacccCAAGCCAGCCGCAAATCCCAACACACAGccgtcacctctcctctctcacttgttGCTCAATGCGCATTCGTTGTTGTCTGGTCAGTCACCGTCAAGCAGCACCAATCTGTTTCTGGACGCACTCATCAACCAGCAGTCTCCTGGTGGTGTTCAATCCGCCCTCACCTCTCAGGGGATCTTGAATCCTTTGGCAATAGAGACTAACCCCCTAGTGGCGCAGA GCACTCCACAGTCGTTACTCACTTCGGGTTTGCACAATTCCCAGCCACTCAGTCCACAAGTTCCCCGTAACCCACATATCCGGTCAGTGTCGAGTCCTGCAGCACCAGTCGCGGCCCCAGTCGCCGCCCCAGTTGCTCCTTCACAATCCTTAACCAGTGGAAACTCGCCAGTTACCGCCACACAGCCCCCTGCCAACACAGCAAAGCCAAAGAACATTCAATCATCGGCTACCGCACAAACCACTGCTAATTTACAGACACTTATCAACACCCAAACACTACTAAACGCTCACCTACTCAAGGCTCAGGCACTGCTACGATCACGTTCTAGCACCACCACTCCATCACCCAAGACTAAGGATCACTCGTCCAAAGCCCCCAAAAAAACTCAGATCCCAAACAGTGGCGGTAACCAGACGCCTCAAGCTCGACAACTCCCGTCCATTCATTTGACTATTAATGTGGAAGAGAATTCAGTATCTCCAGAatccacaactaccaccacctcgaAACCGTATGTTTTAGATGTAGAAGATTCGTATGCAGAGCCTTTGCCCGTCCAAGGATCTTCATACAGTAAGCCTACCAGCCAACGAGGTATTTCAACAAGCCATTCGGAGCCTCAgaggagtctctctctcagacctccACCACCCCCGCCAAGAAGTCAGACCCCCAGACCACCTcaccaaagaccacagagaacTTCCACACAAAGGCCACTACGCTTGCAAACCTCTTCACCCAGACCATTATCCTTCCAAAGATCCACGTCCAGACCACCACCCCGTCGAAGAACTACACCTAGACCAACACCACAAAATTCAACACCAAGGTCACCCCATCGAAGGTCAACATCTAGGTCAacatctgttcaaaaatctactCTTAGACCACACCTTCGAAAATCTACACCCAAACCACCACGAATCTCCACGCCTGGACCTTTGCCCATTCAAAACTCTACACCGAGACCATTCCTGCATCTTTCCACacccagaccaccaccaccacgaccaccacagcGGACCTCCTCACCTCGACCTTCACTGCTTCCACAGAGTCAGACACCGAAGCCATctttatcattaccactaccactacagtcACGTGGCATTTCCACTCCTAGGCCACCACAGCAAGTCACTCCATCGAGAGCTTTGCCACAACGATCAAAGGAAACCCCCACGCCTAGACAACTATCTCTGCCcacgccagcaccaccactgcctctacAAAGTCACTCATCCAACCCATCACATCGCAGTTCCTCGCCCAACGTACAACAACACAGCACTTCACTCAGCATACAACAGCATCATCCCACACAGCAGCGCAGCCTCTCATCCAACTCACCACCACAGGCGAGTCTCGTATCTAACCCTACATCACAACAcagtccctcactcactctagtACCATTGCACACTCTCTCATCCAACGCACCACAACAGAGCAATCCCTCATCTGAAGCACAGCAagacacagcaccaccacagcgcAGTACCTCATCTAACACACAGCATCGTGAGCCCATATCCAATTCGCCACCACAGCGCAGTTCTCACTCAACCTACCACAACAACATAGGCTCTCAGCTAATGCGCCACAGCAACAAAGCTCCTCACTCAGTCCACCACACCGCAGTCCAGTATCCAACACAGCACGGCGCAAACCATCATCCACAAGACCACAGCTGCACTCACACCAGTTTACCGCCGCAAGAGTCCTATCTCTCTCAAAGAACAAGAGGCTGGGAAATAAGGACTCTgtgtttgtggttctag
- the LOC123517024 gene encoding uncharacterized protein LOC123517024 — protein sequence MCGGGGDCVTFLLPLPSSPYVQPYPALQHPSPPLATIWKLWVWGAVLTWAALLASVSPSPYPLPFLRKPRQVDNDDEFDDISVTGVGAPHPLSTHASWTPAVDDTRSPGEQLLRDTADTATAPALRLPTQQGGRQPTPRHTVQATPKPLTTLILKAMGKPIKKRSTRLLSKAIAQATRFASTLRPKTTTQVTTNLPTWFLSKTTTQPTNKRSTTSRPRTAAHPTPQPSTLSSTHPPPLLTHHAPEGTSQATRRPFLPTVTPSQQAFLPTVSSYSAEEKEEMVDGFFLPTLPPHFSPDSEEQSVSSEYIDLVYSASEDDMAVLPFSHSSSSSHSPLRSRQAAVYPDDQSAGDDVHNRLFQLLQLLHAHQDKLQSFMESANPASPSAHGRQTSPSVSEESAPPDSNAADRFSRQAQLPQAQANPAQQAALRALLLRALLSSAQPPAESGPSGDDVRGAALRNAPVTADHIVSSVSNNAVEFDSPTLQQSLVRGFSFSAGSPTVRNSSLSLVRRSAERSRFFDRLFEDATRSRLEDRFGGGARGRILTRLLGGASGGASPLGRLFEGAGGGGGGLGGLLELPEVGLGLFRMLLGGDRGRGGRREQSRSGDSGNTPSGPPVFLFMDDGATAPAPGAPSTPSALPVPNDQSNNLIRTLLNAYTQVSGQAPANHAQALLDAAAYVNAKTTGVSQPPPSPPQPAHNPAQNSQLLLQHALLLQYLQLMRNTELLRNAQRLRYAQALRNAQALRNAQALRNAQAVRNVPLPAAPAPQPAAYAAHTATAAHTVPAAPAVAAAPAVAAGPAVPAAAQPHAAAPAANPQTAAGLQQLINTQTLLNAHLLRNTQSFLKAQALLNSEFSSTTTTTTTTTPSPSALPPTIHLTINHNTEDDVSSASLSRPSLSQSSLQSSPPSASNVRTITIPLSSLQAPSGQQQQTFG from the coding sequence gtaGATAACGATGATGAATTTGACGACATCAGTGTGACAGGAGTAGGTGCACCTCACCCTTTGTCGACACACGCTTCGTGGACTCCCGCCGTGGACGATACGCGGTCTCCCGGCGAACAGTTACTGAGGGACACAGCAGACACAGCCACCGCTCCTGCCCTGCGTCTCCCCACgcagcagggaggcaggcagccAACACCCCGCCACACTGTTCAAGCCACACCCAAGCCTCTAACCACGCTCATACTGAAGGCCATGGGGAAGCCTATAAAGAAGCGGTCCACCAGGTTGTTATCGAAGGCCATAGCACAAGCAACCAGGTTTGCCAGCACACTCAGACCCAAGACCACAACGCAGGTCACCACTAATCTGCCGACCTGGTTCCTATCCAAGACTACAACCCAACCTACAAACAAGCGATCTACCACTTCCAGACCCAGGACCGCAGCTCACCCGACGCCTCAGCCCAGCACTCTGTCCTCCACGCACCCTCCACCTCTGCTCACCCATCACGCTCCTGAAGGGACGTCCCAGGCCACTCGACGGCCCTTCCTTCCTACAGTAACACCATCCCAGCAGGCCTTCCTCCCCACCGTCTCCTCTTATTCggctgaggagaaggaagagatggtcgacggtttcttccttcctacgttGCCTCCTCACTTTTCCCCAGACAGTGAGGAACAAAGCGTCTCTTCAGAGTACATAGATTTGGTTTACTCCGCGTCAGAGGATGACATGGCTGTGCTTCCATTCAGTcactcgtcctcatcctcccaTTCACCACTCAGATCCCGTCAGGCTGCCGTGTATCCTGACGACCAGtcagctggtgatgacgtccaCAACCGCCTCTTCCAGTTACTCCAGCTCCTGCACGCTCATCAGGACAAGCTGCAGTCCTTTATGGAATCCGCCAATCCAGCTTCTCCTTCCGCACACGGCCGACAAACTTCACCCTCTGTATCTGAAGAGTCTGCACCTCCTGACAGCAACGCAGCCGATAGATTCAGCAGACAGGCTCAGCTCCCACAGGCTCAAGCAAATCCAGCCCAGCAAGCGGCTCTCAGAGCACTGTTGCTCCGTGCACTGCTTTCATCTGCCCAACCACCCGCTGAGTCAGGCCCGTCAGGAGATGATGTGCGCGGGGCAGCTCTGCGGAACGCTCCCGTCACTGCGGACCACATCGTGTCCTCGGTCTCGAACAATGCCGTAGAGTTCGACTCCCCGACGCTGCAGCAGTCCCTGGTGCGGGGCTTCAGCTTCTCGGCGGGCTCCCCGACGGTGAGGAACTCCTCGCTCAGCTTGGTCAGAAGGTCGGCAGAGAGATCCAGATTTTTTGACAGACTTTTTGAAGACGCGACGAGGAGCAGACTGGAGGACAGGTTCGGTGGAGGGGCGAGGGGCAGAATACTCACGAGACTTCTGGGAGGGGCGAGTGGAGGGGCCTCGCCGCTTGGACGACTCTTTGAAGGCGCgggtggcggaggtggagggttgGGAGGACTTCTTGAACTCCCCGAGGTGGGCCTTGGTTTGTTCCGGATGCTGCTTGGAGGAGACAGGGGACGTGGCGGCCGCAGGGAACAAAGCAGGAGTGGGGATAGCGGGAACACGCCGTCTGGACCTCCCGTGTTTCTGTTCATGGATGATGGCGCTACCGCCCCAGCACCCGGCGCGCCCTCCACGCCGAGCGCTCTGCCCGTCCCCAACGACCAGTCCAACAATCTGATCCGCACCTTGCTCAACGCCTACACGCAGGTTAGCGGCCAGGCGCCCGCCAACCACGCCCAGGCTTTGCTAGACGCAGCGGCTTACGTCAATGCAAAGACCACGGGAGTTTCTCAGCCCCCTCCCAGCCCCCCACAGCCGGCACACAACCCAGCACAGAACAGTCAGCTGCTGCTACAACACGCCCTGTTGCTGCAATATCTCCAGTTGATGAGAAATACAGAATTGTTAAGAAATGCACAAAGATTGCGTTATGCACAAGCTCTACGCAATGCACAGGCTCTTCGAAACGCTCAGGCTTTACGAAATGCTCAGGCCGTACGTAACGTACCACTGCCTGCAGCCCCCGCTCCTCAGCCTGCTGCCTACGCCGCCCACACCGCCACCGCTGCCCACACTGTCCCCGCTGCCCCCGCTGTCGCCGCTGCTCCTGCTGTCGCCGCTGGCCCTGCTGTCCCTGCTGCCGCCCAGCCTCATGCCGCGGCACCGGCGGCAAACCCCCAGACAGCCGCCGGCCTGCAGCAGCTCATCAACACCCAGACGCTGCTCAACGCTCACCTGCTCCGCAACACTCAGTCCTTCCTCAAGGCACAGGCGCTGCTCAACTCAGagttctcctccaccaccaccaccactaccaccaccaccccctctccctccgccCTTCCCCCCACTATACACCTAACGATAAACCACAACACGGAGGATGATGTGTCCTCTGCTTCCCTGAGTCGACCCTCCCTCAGCCAGTCCTCCCTGCAGTCGTCACCCCCTTCCGCCTCCAATGTGAGAACCATCACCATCCCGCTCTCCTCACTCCAAGCGCCAAGCGGTCAGCAGCAGCAAACATTTGGCTGA